Proteins encoded by one window of Dialister pneumosintes:
- a CDS encoding DNA-directed RNA polymerase subunit alpha — protein MIENKSFTIKTVALDEDKRHGKFECEPLERGYGITLGNSLRRVLLSSLSGVAITSIKIDGVLHEFSAINGVREDVTDIILNLKKIRFIAHDEAEFPIKCRIDVTEEGILRAGDVPLPSEIDVLNKDLAICTLDTDSHLGMEITIDQGRGYVPFTKNKREDDVIGVIPIDSIYSPVIKCNYEVSDTRVGNEMDYDKLTLEVLTDGSITAPDAVAVAATILIKSFKNFQSLVTKPISLEATEDVASVEVVEHKEAEEENKVDLTSILIEDLELSVRAFNCLKRAEINTLEELTAKSEDELTRVRNLGKKSVDEIKEKLSNFRGLDLHLRNSKD, from the coding sequence ATGATCGAAAACAAAAGCTTCACAATTAAAACTGTTGCTCTTGATGAAGATAAGCGTCATGGCAAGTTTGAATGCGAACCACTCGAACGAGGATATGGTATTACGCTAGGCAACAGCCTTAGACGTGTGTTGCTTTCATCTTTAAGCGGTGTGGCTATCACATCTATTAAAATTGATGGCGTACTTCATGAATTTTCTGCCATAAATGGTGTTAGAGAAGACGTGACTGACATCATTCTTAACCTTAAGAAAATTCGTTTTATTGCACATGATGAAGCAGAATTTCCTATTAAGTGTAGAATTGATGTTACTGAGGAAGGCATTTTGCGTGCTGGCGACGTACCGTTGCCGTCTGAAATCGATGTACTGAATAAAGATCTAGCTATTTGCACCCTTGATACAGATAGTCATCTCGGAATGGAAATTACTATTGATCAGGGACGTGGCTATGTACCCTTTACAAAGAATAAGAGAGAAGACGACGTCATTGGAGTCATTCCGATTGATTCCATCTATTCTCCAGTTATTAAGTGTAACTATGAAGTGAGCGATACCCGTGTCGGAAACGAGATGGATTATGATAAGCTAACTCTCGAAGTATTGACAGATGGTTCTATTACAGCTCCTGATGCGGTAGCTGTAGCAGCTACTATTTTAATCAAGAGCTTTAAGAATTTTCAGTCTTTAGTTACAAAACCAATTTCTTTAGAAGCCACAGAAGATGTTGCTTCTGTAGAAGTTGTGGAACATAAAGAAGCTGAAGAAGAAAATAAGGTAGATCTTACCAGTATTCTTATTGAAGATCTTGAACTTTCTGTTCGTGCTTTCAATTGCTTAAAGAGAGCTGAAATCAATACTCTCGAAGAGTTAACAGCAAAATCGGAAGATGAATTAACCCGTGTACGCAATCTCGGAAAAAAATCTGTAGATGAAATAAAAGAAAAGCTTTCTAATTTTAGAGGACTTGACCTTCATCTCAGAAATTCAAAAGATTGA
- the rpsK gene encoding 30S ribosomal protein S11 — MATVKRREKKHVETGAAHIRSTFNNTIVTITDSNGNTISWASAGGLGFRGSRKSTPFAAQMTAEQAAKVAIEHGMRSADVFVKGPGAGREAAIRALQAAGIEVSSIKDVTPIPHNGCRPPKRRRI, encoded by the coding sequence ATGGCTACAGTAAAAAGAAGAGAAAAGAAGCATGTAGAAACCGGTGCCGCACACATTCGTTCCACATTCAACAATACGATTGTAACGATTACAGATTCTAACGGAAATACCATTTCTTGGGCTTCCGCTGGTGGGCTTGGTTTTAGAGGCTCTCGTAAGAGTACTCCATTTGCAGCTCAGATGACCGCTGAACAAGCAGCTAAGGTTGCAATTGAGCACGGTATGCGTTCCGCTGATGTATTTGTCAAAGGACCGGGCGCAGGTCGTGAAGCTGCAATCCGCGCATTGCAAGCTGCAGGAATTGAAGTTAGCAGTATTAAGGACGTTACCCCGATTCCACATAATGGATGTCGTCCTCCAAAGCGCAGAAGAATTTAA